Proteins encoded in a region of the Pocillopora verrucosa isolate sample1 chromosome 11, ASM3666991v2, whole genome shotgun sequence genome:
- the LOC131789847 gene encoding uncharacterized protein isoform X2 produces MWNISMSIWIFASFASFLAQGCTRTNSIENYKLLGHTITSQVEKDIWSCFQLCKSNVKCQSINYNAEKSICELNNRTKNGNEVRFVPSDGNVYVDNPFRSRIGEEEDFPGLSCKDIKDSQENSPNGEYWIAPSNSDAPFTVFCDMQTNGGGWTLIAQTVVKNTTSLTPMVREKNYRMISNYSKGIIRIDVSAIFKLKQLTGFTQIRFYCHKKTTGRTLHIMTKNDINGHSVVKYFIEDPNSQPRACASFERLPGDNAYLSVNCSKWGNNGTRGECEKWGNFKNKGSFRIYNDPIFWEGKYYVNIKPSVLACDDLYSSSAPLSVGDTWQVFVR; encoded by the exons ATGTGGAATATTTCAATGAG CATATGGATTTTCGCATCTTTTGCCAGCTTTTTAGCTCAAGGATGCACGAGAACCAACTCGATTGAGAATTACAAACTACTGGGACACACAATCACAAGCCAGGTCGAAAAAGACATTTGGAGTTGTTTCCAATTGTGTAAAAGTAACGTCAAGTGTCAAAGTATTAACTACAACGCAGAAAAATCCATTTGTGAGTTGAATAACAGAACTAAAAACGGGAATGAAGTCCGGTTTGTTCCATCAGACGGAAACGTGTATGTGGACAATCCCTTCAGAA GCCGTATAGGCGAGGAAGAAGACTTTCCTGGTTTGTCTTGTAAGGATATAAAAGATTCGCAGGAGAACTCTCCCAATGGAGAATATTGGATCGCTCCATCCAACTCTGATGCCCCTTTTACAGTTTTCTGTGATATGCAAACAAACGGAG gtggcTGGACTCTGATCGCACAAACTGTGGTCAAAAACACCACGTCATTAACGCCAATGGTCAGAGAGAAAAACTACAGAATGATAAGTAATTACAGCAAAGGAATCATACGTATTGATGTGTCTGCaatatttaagttaaaacaactcACGGGTTTCACGCAGATACGGTTCTACTGCCATAAAAAAACCACAGGCAGGACTCTTCATATTATGACCAAAAACGACATCAATGGACACAGCGTggtgaaatatttcattgaagaTCCTAACAGTCAGCCAAGAGCTTGTGCCTCGTTTGAAAGGTTACCTGGGGATAATGCTTATCTTTCGGTTAACTGTTCAAAATGGGGGAATAATGGGACACGTGGTGAATGTGAGAAGTGGggaaatttcaaaaataaggGCAGTTTTCGTATCTATAACGATCCGATATTCTGGGAAGGCAAATATTATGTGAACATAAAACCTTCTGTCTTGGCCTGTGACGATTTATACAGTTCCTCGGCCCCTCTGTCCGTAGGAGATACATGGCAGGTCTTTGTTCGTTAA
- the LOC131789847 gene encoding uncharacterized protein isoform X1, whose translation MPLKICLRRLKLCHFHSIWIFASFASFLAQGCTRTNSIENYKLLGHTITSQVEKDIWSCFQLCKSNVKCQSINYNAEKSICELNNRTKNGNEVRFVPSDGNVYVDNPFRSRIGEEEDFPGLSCKDIKDSQENSPNGEYWIAPSNSDAPFTVFCDMQTNGGGWTLIAQTVVKNTTSLTPMVREKNYRMISNYSKGIIRIDVSAIFKLKQLTGFTQIRFYCHKKTTGRTLHIMTKNDINGHSVVKYFIEDPNSQPRACASFERLPGDNAYLSVNCSKWGNNGTRGECEKWGNFKNKGSFRIYNDPIFWEGKYYVNIKPSVLACDDLYSSSAPLSVGDTWQVFVR comes from the exons ATGCCTCTAAAAATTTGTCTTCGACGACTGAAACTTTGCCATTTCCATAGCATATGGATTTTCGCATCTTTTGCCAGCTTTTTAGCTCAAGGATGCACGAGAACCAACTCGATTGAGAATTACAAACTACTGGGACACACAATCACAAGCCAGGTCGAAAAAGACATTTGGAGTTGTTTCCAATTGTGTAAAAGTAACGTCAAGTGTCAAAGTATTAACTACAACGCAGAAAAATCCATTTGTGAGTTGAATAACAGAACTAAAAACGGGAATGAAGTCCGGTTTGTTCCATCAGACGGAAACGTGTATGTGGACAATCCCTTCAGAA GCCGTATAGGCGAGGAAGAAGACTTTCCTGGTTTGTCTTGTAAGGATATAAAAGATTCGCAGGAGAACTCTCCCAATGGAGAATATTGGATCGCTCCATCCAACTCTGATGCCCCTTTTACAGTTTTCTGTGATATGCAAACAAACGGAG gtggcTGGACTCTGATCGCACAAACTGTGGTCAAAAACACCACGTCATTAACGCCAATGGTCAGAGAGAAAAACTACAGAATGATAAGTAATTACAGCAAAGGAATCATACGTATTGATGTGTCTGCaatatttaagttaaaacaactcACGGGTTTCACGCAGATACGGTTCTACTGCCATAAAAAAACCACAGGCAGGACTCTTCATATTATGACCAAAAACGACATCAATGGACACAGCGTggtgaaatatttcattgaagaTCCTAACAGTCAGCCAAGAGCTTGTGCCTCGTTTGAAAGGTTACCTGGGGATAATGCTTATCTTTCGGTTAACTGTTCAAAATGGGGGAATAATGGGACACGTGGTGAATGTGAGAAGTGGggaaatttcaaaaataaggGCAGTTTTCGTATCTATAACGATCCGATATTCTGGGAAGGCAAATATTATGTGAACATAAAACCTTCTGTCTTGGCCTGTGACGATTTATACAGTTCCTCGGCCCCTCTGTCCGTAGGAGATACATGGCAGGTCTTTGTTCGTTAA
- the LOC131789842 gene encoding serine/threonine-protein phosphatase 6 regulatory ankyrin repeat subunit B-like, producing the protein MEYDLSSTAMENFARHQDIRGRPTSLSSVMGLSTPESDLSLPFEENLTDLVHDYRTNEESLFVENAKRRTRSIDSTGELIRELKEIKINQLQQCEKVEKDLVKSLTPLHIAAVMGDASAVERLVREGGHDVDPLSKDQRTPLIMACSSGKTDTIRTLVHLGANVNACSESGMTPLILASLNDDKTTIRLLYKRGAKVKWKNSMGLAALHFAASNGNVNAVRELLKRGSDLDSKTNEGCTPLHLALLNVQQNAIEELISSGSDLHAKDQHGYSPMHYAVFSGKAHITKILLNYKADVKAKDNCEFTPLHFTAQTNCVEVAKELIQHGEKFNAQAKDGITPLMIAAFHNSTHVGNLLISSGAKRNANNKAGKTALHFAALKGNVQFTQFLIDVGVHVDAVDNNGNTALHRASQNGQHRTLETLLQAGSMVNAKNDKGLTPLMIASNNGHVKCCKHLINFKANLDAPHHTTGTTCLHFASERGHSDVIQLLIENGADVSAKDKRALTALHRASKNGHLETVKVLLLRGSDPNSRDSWSYTPLHRAAECGRTETATLLIKHGSHISATDKWKFTPLHRSASEGHVNTVRTLLLHDSEIHAIDCLGYTPLHRAAERGHTDACRLLIRSGSSVRATDFQGFIPLHRASQNGHKETAKLLLREKSDIKARTYTINLSSSSLNLRTNSSTGQNGVAEESRRQDGHTSLHLASENGHKETVELLLREGADVNALDHCDCSALHKASENGHTSVVEYLLLKGSNINGTDKWRNTAVHRAAQNGHTDTVESLLANRASAHAVNQSESTPLHCAATSGHLETVQALIVVGGSNIHAKDSRGHTPLHRAAQNGHTQAVDCLLRQGSDVNSSSKEKSTPLVLSAYGGFTDTCCVLIKYGCSINNSMSSGLTALHLAAQNGHTKTCELLATRGGNVHAKDNWGYTPLHRAAHNNHKETIQALLTHGSDVTSADKFEFTALQRAAQRGHRESLELLTSHAIQRMRRHSTLDPPRGRHVHFEKADSDCNTCRMMGLYIIPEDSNDENIGETRKRRQRFQTM; encoded by the exons ATGGAATACGATTTGAGCTCTACG GCGATGGAAAACTTTGCGAGGCACCAGGATATTCGAGGGAGACCAACGAGTCTCAGCTCAGTGATGGGACTAAGTACGCCTGAGAGCGACCTGTCTCTGCCATTCGAAGAAAACCTCACTGACCTAGTCCATGACTATCGCACTAATGAAGAAAGCTTGTTCGTCGAAAAtgcaaaaagaagaacaagaagtaTAGACTCTACAGGAGAACTCATACGGGAACTAAAggagataaaaataaatcaactcCAACAATGCGAAAAAGTGGAAAAGGATCTGGTGAAGTCATTGACCCCTTTGCACATCGCAGCAGTGATGGGGGATGCATCAGCTGTCGAAAGGCTTGTCAGGGAAGGTGGCCATGATGTAGATCCACTATCTAAAGATCAGCGGACCCCACTTATCATGGCATGCTCATCAGGTAAAACTGACACCATTCGCACTTTGGTACACCTCGGAGCCAATGTCAATGCTTGTAGTGAAAGTGGTATGACACCCTTAATATTGGCTTCTTTAAACGACGATAAGACCACGATTCGCCTTCTATATAAACGTGGGGCGAAGGTGAAATGGAAAAACTCAATGGGCCTAGCAGCCCTACACTTTGCGGCATCTAATGGAAATGTAAACGCTGTTAGGGAACTTTTAAAGAGGGGAAGCGACCTCGATTCAAAAACAAATGAAGGATGTACCCCGCTGCACTTAGCTCTCCTAAATGTGCAACAGAATGCTATCGAGGAACTGATCAGCAGTGGGAGTGATCTTCACGCAAAGGATCAACATGGATACTCTCCAATGCATTATGCAGTCTTCTCGGGAAAAGCTCACATAACAAAAATTCTTCTCAATTACAAAGCTGATGTCAAAGCAAAAGACAACTGCGAATTCACCCCGCTGCATTTTACAGCACAAACAAATTGTGTTGAGGTTGCTAAGGAACTTATACAACatggagaaaaatttaatgCACAAGCGAAGGACGGCATCACTCCGCTGATGATTGCTGCATTTCATAATAGCACACACGTTGGGAATTTACTGATAAGCAGCGGAGCAAAACGGAATGCGAATAACAAAGCTGGAAAAACAGCTCTTCACTTCGCTGCTCTCAAAGGAAATGTTCAGTTTACCCAGTTTCTGATCGATGTTGGTGTCCATGTTGATGCAGTCGACAACAATGGAAATACAGCATTACACCGCGCCTCGCAAAATGGACAACACAGAACCCTAGAAACACTTTTGCAAGCAGGAAGCATGGTAAATGCCAAGAACGATAAAGGCCTGACGCCGCTCATGATAGCATCAAACAATGGCCATGTAAAGTGTTGTAAACATCTCATTAACTTCAAGGCTAACTTGGATGCACCCCATCACACAACTGGAACCACCTGTCTTCATTTTGCATCAGAGAGAGGTCATTCGGATGTTATCCAGTTGCTGATCGAAAATGGTGCAGACGTTTCTGCAAAAGACAAACGGGCTCTTACGGCCCTGCATAGAGCGTCAAAGAATGGACATCTTGAAACAGTCAAAGTCCTCTTGCTGCGTGGAAGCGATCCAAACAGCAGGGACAGCTGGAGCTACACTCCCTTGCATCGGGCAGCGGAGTGTGGTCGCACTGAAACAGCTACTTTACTTATTAAACATGGGTCTCATATCTCCGCCACTGACAAATGGAAGTTTACGCCACTGCATAGAAGTGCCAGCGAAGGCCATGTCAACACTGTACGAACCTTACTGCTACATGATAGCGAAATACATGCAATTGATTGTCTGGGATACACACCACTCCACAGAGCTGCAGAACGTGGCCACACGGACGCCTGTCGATTGCTAATCAGAAGTGGGAGTAGCGTGCGAGCAACTGACTTTCAAGGGTTCATTCCACTTCATAGAGCTTCACAGAACGGACACAAAGAGACTGCAAAGCTTTTACTAAGGGAGAAAAGTGACATTAAGGCGAGAACATACACTATAAATTTGTCATCATCGAGCCTGAATTTACGAACAAATTCCTCAACGGGTCAGAATGGCGTCGCAGAGGAAAGCCGCCGTCAAGATGGCCATACGTCACTTCATTTAGCTTCAGAGAATGGTCATAAGGAAACAGTCGAGTTATTACTGAGAGAAGGCGCTGATGTCAATGCTCTTGATCACTGCGATTGTTCAGCATTGCACAAGGCATCAGAAAATGGTCACACCTCCGTTGTGGAATATTTGCTTCTCAAAGGGAGCAACATCAACGGTACGGACAAATGGAGAAACACTGCTGTACATCGTGCAGCACAAAACGGACACACAGATACTGTTGAAAGTTTGCTGGCTAATCGTGCCAGTGCACATGCAGTAAATCAATCCGAGTCCACGCCCCTGCACTGTGCTGCGACATCCGGACATCTGGAAACAGTTCAAGCTCTGATAGTCGTGGGAGGAAGCAACATTCATGCTAAAGATTCACGTGGACACACGCCTCTGCACCGTGCTGCTCAAAATGGTCATACTCAAGCCGTGGATTGCCTTCTTAGACAAGGTAGTGACGTGAATTCGTCGAGTAAAGAGAAGTCGACGCCACTAGTTCTTAGCGCGTATGGTGGCTTTACAGACACTTGTTGCGTGCTTATTAAATATGGTTGCTCAATAAATAACTCAATGAGTAGTGGACTCACGGCCCTTCACCTTGCTGCTCAGAACGGACACACGAAAACTTGCGAACTGCTAGCGACACGTGGGGGAAACGTACACGCTAAAGACAACTGGGGTTATACGCCATTACATCGGGCGGCGCACAACAACCACAAAGAAACTATCCAAGCTTTGTTGACGCATGGCAGTGATGTAACATCCGCTGACAAATTCGAATTTACTGCATTACAGCGCGCAGCGCAAAGAGGACACAGGGAATCTTTGGAACTTCTCACATCACATGCGATTCAGAGAATGAGGAGGCACAGTACTTTGGATCCTCCCAGGGGGAGACATGTTCACTTTGAGAAAGCAGACTCTGACTGCAATACCTGCCGAATGATGGGCCTCTACATCATCCCAGAAGATAGCAACGACGAAAACATCGGAGAGACTCGGAAAAGACGGCAAAGATTTCAGACAATGTGA
- the LOC136284125 gene encoding paramyosin-like: MAMASQNADPHQSKEELEKLLSVLEEENRKLEIDLGAQNKKIANISAFRADTRRAMAEELYKLEKERENVMVKVIIIDAVNDELKKLQNENERYESELDQLERRSRDRQELEIVSDSDVEEAERRNAQLTEEITDIEHRMTEKITADYERKAAALTKAEQENSSLEESIKKDKLEVKAFRESIKEHERTEQQIEKDFENARLEVICWFSY; encoded by the exons ATGGCCATGGCATCTCAAAATGCAG ATCCCCATCAGAGTAAAGAGGAACTTGAAAAACTTCTCTCCGTTTTGGAGGAAGAGAATAGG AAATTAGAGATAGATCTGGGTGctcaaaataagaaaatcgCCAACATATCGGCATTCCGTGC GGATACTAGACGAGCTATGGCCGAAGAGTTATACAAACTtgagaaggaaagagaaaacGTGATGGTAAAAGTAATCATTATTGATGCTGTCAAC GATGAGCTGAAGAAGTTGCAGAACGAAAACGAACGCTACGAGAG TGAGCTGGACCAACTTGAAAGACGATCACGTGACCGACAGGAGCTG GAAATTGTTAGCGACTCTGATGTAGAGGAAGCTGAGAG AAGAAATGCACAGCTCACTGAAGAAATAACAGATATTGAACACAGA ATGACAGAGAAGATCACAGCAGATTATGAGAG gaaagCTGCCGCTTTGACAAAAGCAGAACAAGAG AATTCAAGTTTGGAGGAGTCTATCAAAAAGGACAAACTTGAAGTGAAG GCTTTTAGAGAATCGATAAAGGAACATGAAAG aacGGAACAACAGATTGAAAAGGATTTCGAAAACGCTCGTCTAGAGGTAATCTGCTGGTTTTCATACTAA
- the LOC131789815 gene encoding fibrinogen-like protein A: MDVFSFWFILTSYSVNTFAQRCKLTQRSEHGLVLLDHVYKSFTVDRLVSCYIACNSQPACQSLNFRLSDKTCQFNKETKTSCPASLKQNEGFIYADNPNRALLGSVPFRAAESCQHIIKSGDSTGSGEYWVDPQGNGNSFKASCDMTTDGGGWMMVLNVILASSQSSWWNGTAEQTFQGIRNYGNGKMAITKSAMNQLRAYINFTQIRFHCSKRKGTIFHVRTTLNNKGVEVVRYFSGERDEMPDSCDSFVRMDGDNSRLAQNCAAWAYHGKWGHVSHSVGENRLYSYVAFVAYSYHWIIGGDWKCDDDTNNNLSTGDSWKIYVR, from the exons ATGGATGTTTTCTCGTTCTGGTTCATTTTAACATCATATTCGGTGAATACATTTGCTCAGCGATGTAAGTTAACGCAAAGATCTGAACATGGCTTAGTTCTCCTTGATCACGTATACAAATCATTCACTGTGGATCGGTTGGTTTCGTGTTATATTGCCTGCAATTCACAGCCTGCGTGCCAAAGCCTTAACTTCAGGCTGAGTGACAAAACTTGCCAGTTTAACAAAGAAACTAAGACTTCCTGCCCAGCCAGTCTGAAGCAGAATGAAGGGTTTATCTATGCTGATAACCCAAATCGAG CTTTACTCGGGTCAGTTCCCTTCAGAGCTGCAGAGTCCTGTCAACATATCATTAAGAGTGGAGATTCCACTGGGAGTGGAGAGTACTGGGTCGACCCACAAGGCAATGGGAACTCCTTTAAGGCTTCTTGTGACATGACGACTGATGGAG gaGGCTGGATGATGGTGTTGAACGTTATTTTGGCAAGCTCCCAATCTTCGTGGTGGAATGGCACAGCTGAACAAACGTTTCAAGGTATACGTAACTATGGAAACGGCAAAATGGCTATAACCAAAAGCGCTATGAACCAACTAAGAGCGTACATAAACTTCACCCAAATAAGATTTCACTGTagcaaaagaaaaggaacaataTTCCACGTCAGAACGACTCTGAACAACAAAGGTGTAGAAGTGGTGCGATATTTCAGCGGCGAAAGAGATGAGATGCCAGACTCGTGTGACTCCTTCGTCCGTATGGATGGCGATAACTCAAGACTGGCTCAGAATTGTGCGGCATGGGCATATCATGGTAAGTGGGGACATGTCAGCCATAGTGTTGGAGAGAATCGTCTGTACAGCTACGTAGCATTTGTGGCCTACAGTTATCACTGGATAATTGGTGGCGACTGGAAGTGTGATGATGATACTAACAATAACCTGTCAACTGGAGACTCTTGGAAAATATATGTCCGTTGA
- the LOC131789816 gene encoding uncharacterized protein, with protein sequence MDGFSFWFILASYSVKTVAQRCKVTQRSEHGLVLLDHVFKSFTVDRLASCYIACNSQPVCQSLNFRLSDKTCQFNKETKISCPACLKQHEGFIYAENPDRALLGSVPFRAAESCRHIIRKGDSTGNGEYWVDPQGNGNSFKAFCDMTTDGGGWMMVVNIILASSQSSWWNGTAEQTFQGMRNYANGKMAITKSAMSQLRAYINFTQIRFHCSKEKETTFHVRTTLNNKGTEAVRYFSGERDEMPDSCDSFVRMEGDNSRLAQNCATWAYDGKWGHVANGVGENRLYDHAAYVGGKYHWIISVDGNWDCDDNTSDNLSTGDFWKVYVR encoded by the exons ATGGATGGTTTCTCGTTCTGGTTCATTTTGGCATCATATTCGGTTAAAACAGTTGCTCAGCGATGTAAGGTAACGCAACGATCTGAACATGGCTTAGTTCTCCTTGATCACGTTTTCAAATCGTTCACCGTGGATCGTTTGGCTTCGTGTTATATTGCCTGCAATTCACAGCCAGTGTGTCAAAGCCTTAACTTCAGGCTGAGTGACAAAACTTGCCAGTTTAACAAAGAAACTAAGATTTCCTGCCCGGCTTGTCTGAAGCAGCATGAAGGGTTTATTTATGCTGAAAACCCAGATAGAG CTTTACTTGGGTCAGTTCCCTTCAGAGCTGCCGAGTCCTGTCGACATATCATTCGGAAAGGAGATTCCACTGGGAATGGAGAGTACTGGGTCGACCCACAAGGCAATGGGAACTCCTTTAAGGCTTtttgtgacatgacaactgatggag gTGGCTGGATGATGGtggtaaacattattttagCAAGCTCTCAATCGTCATGGTGGAATGGCACAGCTGAACAAACGTTTCAAGGTATGCGTAACTACGCAAACGGCAAAATGGCTATAACCAAAAGCGCTATGAGCCAACTAAGAGCGTACATAAACTTTACCCAAATAAGATTTCACTgcagcaaagaaaaagaaacaacattcCACGTCCGAACGACTCTGAACAACAAAGGTACGGAAGCTGTGCGATATTTCAGCGGTGAAAGAGATGAGATGCCAGACTCGTGTGACTCCTTCGTCCGTATGGAAGGCGATAACTCAAGACTGGCTCAGAATTGTGCGACATGGGCATATGATGGTAAGTGGGGACATGTCGCAAATGGTGTTGGAGAGAATCGTCTGTACGATCACGCAGCATATGTGGGCGGCAAGTATCACTGGATAATTTCTGTTGATGGCAACTGGGACTGCGATGATAATACTAGTGACAACCTGTCTACTGGAGACTTTTGGAAAGTTTACGTCCGATGA